One Nitrosopumilus sp. genomic window, AAAATTTGTTAATTTATTCAAAAGGAAATCTTCCCATAATTTGGAATAAGTTTTTTTAACCAAATCTTACTGGATTGAATATTGAATAAAAAAGGTGTAGTTGTAGGCATAATTGTTATTGCAATTGTTGTCGGTGTGGCTGCATCTCTATCTACATCTTCTTCTGAGACTGTTAATTTGGATATGACTCGAACACATGGTACAATTTCCACTGCAATGGGTTCTCCTATCTTGGGAGACCCTTCTGCTCCTATCACCATTGTTGAATTTGGTGATTATCAATGTCATCAATGCTACAATTGGTTTCATAATACAAAACCCTCTATCTATCAAGATTACATTGAAACTGGAAAAGCTAATTTAGTTTTTGTTGATTTGGCTTTTTTAGGACGTGATTCTCCAAAAGCAGCTCAAGCATCATATTGTGCAGAAGATCAAGG contains:
- a CDS encoding DsbA family protein yields the protein MNKKGVVVGIIVIAIVVGVAASLSTSSSETVNLDMTRTHGTISTAMGSPILGDPSAPITIVEFGDYQCHQCYNWFHNTKPSIYQDYIETGKANLVFVDLAFLGRDSPKAAQASYCAEDQGMYWEYHDILYNSQESKIDGGWANNERLKAFAFSLGLDMELFDSCLDSGKYSQRVQYNIQQARDHGVRGTPGFFIVGPDGQQQLGGAQPYSVFKQVLDSMV